The Streptomyces nitrosporeus genome includes a window with the following:
- the fdhD gene encoding formate dehydrogenase accessory sulfurtransferase FdhD has translation MGRVTERRRTIRIREGAVTTRPDTLVAEEPLEIRLNGKPLAITMRTPGDDFALAAGFLVSEGVIGEGAEVRSIVYCAGATADGVNTYNVVDVRLAPGVAVPDITLERNVYTTSSCGLCGKASLDAVRTTTRHPLTDTPPVRVTPALLAALPGRLREAQRVFDRTGGLHAAALFSPEGALLDIREDVGRHNAVDKLVGRALTEGGLPLSRTVLLVSGRASFELVQKAVMAGIPMLAAVSAPSSLAVDLAVESGLTLVGFLRGTSMNVYTGEHRVALEGPADPD, from the coding sequence ATGGGACGGGTCACCGAGCGCCGCCGCACCATCCGCATCCGGGAGGGGGCGGTCACCACCCGCCCCGACACCCTCGTCGCCGAGGAGCCCCTGGAGATCCGGCTGAACGGCAAGCCGCTCGCCATCACGATGCGCACCCCCGGTGACGACTTCGCGCTCGCCGCCGGTTTCCTGGTGAGCGAGGGCGTGATCGGCGAGGGCGCGGAGGTGCGGTCGATCGTGTACTGCGCCGGGGCGACGGCCGACGGCGTGAACACCTACAACGTGGTGGACGTGCGGCTCGCGCCGGGGGTCGCCGTCCCCGACATCACCCTGGAACGCAACGTCTACACCACGTCGTCCTGCGGCCTGTGCGGCAAGGCGAGCCTGGACGCCGTCCGCACCACCACACGCCATCCCCTCACGGACACTCCCCCGGTCCGGGTGACCCCCGCCCTGCTGGCGGCGCTCCCCGGCCGGCTGCGCGAGGCCCAGCGGGTCTTCGACCGGACGGGAGGGCTGCACGCGGCGGCGCTGTTCTCGCCCGAGGGCGCACTCCTCGACATCCGGGAGGACGTGGGCCGCCACAACGCGGTGGACAAGCTGGTGGGACGGGCCCTGACGGAGGGCGGGCTGCCGCTGTCCCGGACGGTGCTGCTGGTCTCGGGACGCGCCTCGTTCGAGCTGGTCCAGAAGGCGGTGATGGCCGGGATCCCGATGCTGGCGGCGGTCTCGGCGCCCTCGTCGCTCGCCGTGGATCTCGCCGTCGAGAGCGGACTGACCCTCGTCGGTTTCCTGCGGGGCACCTCGATGAACGTGTACACCGGTGAGCACCGCGTCGCCCTGGAGGGCCCGGCGGACCCGGACTGA